In Colletotrichum lupini chromosome 6, complete sequence, a single window of DNA contains:
- a CDS encoding metalloproteinase, with amino-acid sequence MMIKAIGGGTRKESLSARHASARSTQHYLPRLLCPTFTMKFLTGLSCFAAVASAVVVDLNKRDSPLDVKIESTGNTAIKASITNTGASDLKVLKAGSILDKLAVEKAEVFAGSDKVEFDGIRLRLGTNGLPEDAFQVISAGETVSVEWNYGEVHDLSVGGKVDVAAKGALSIAEVGSNDITSTAPFSSNVLSVEVDGAAASKVRRDFRENVKRTVVQSDCTGTQRTATTTALSNCRALAAAASSAASTGAAAKMVEYFKSSSTATRTTVAGVFAKVATECGSTTSGVSKQYCTDIYPACSSGVIAYTLPSASYMVNCKYRCPHDKKWHIVFGDSSDETPRATGPYFFNSLTALSSTCHAQDRATTALHEVTHLTQIKGTTDQSSCYGYSCVQSLTAAQNLNHADTYARKSLSLSLFALHVLTTLMSQSSPTPSTSAAKRFASRWNNSSGSGNT; translated from the exons ATGATGATCAAGGCCATTGGAGGCGGAACACGGAAGGAAAGCTTATCAGCAAGACATG CATCGGCAAGATCAACCCAGCATTACCTTCCTCGCCTTCTTTGTCCAACCTTCACCATGAAGTTCCTCACCGGCCTCTCCTGCTTCGCTGCTGTTGCCAGCGCCGTTGTCGTCGATCTCAACAAGCGCGACAGCCCCCTCGATGTCAAGATCGAGTCCACTGGCAACACCGCCATCAAGGCAAGCATCACCAACACCGGTGCCTCTGACCTCAAGGTCCTGAAGGCTGGTTCCATTCTCGACAAGCTCGCTGTCGAGAAGGCTGAGGTCTTTGCTGGCT CCGACAAGGTCGAGTTCGACGGTATCCGCCTTCGTCTCGGCACCAACGGCCTTCCCGAGGATGCCTTCCAGGTCATCTCCGCCGGCGAGACCGTCTCTGTCGAGTGGAACTACGGTGAAGTCCACGACCTCAGCGTCGGTGGCAAGGTTGATGTCGCCGCCAAGGGCGCTCTCTCCATCGCCGAGGTCGGCAGCAACGACATCACCAGCACCGCCCCCTTCAGCTCAAACGTCCTGAGCGTCGAGGTTGacggcgccgccgcctccaagGTCCGCCGCGACTTCCGCGAGAACGTCAAGCGCACCGTCGTCCAGTCCGACTGCACCGGCACCCAGCGCACCGCTACCACCACCGCTCTCTCCAACTGCCGTGCCCTCGCTGCCGCTGCTTCCTCCGCCGCCTCCACTGGCGCCGCTGCCAAGATGGTCGAGTACTTCAAGTCCTCTTCCACCGCTACCCGTACTACCGTCGCTGGCGTCTTTGCCAAGGTCGCCACCGAGTGCGGCAGCACCACCTCCGGTGTCTCCAAGCAGTACTGCACCGATATCTACCCTGCTTGCTCTTCCGGTGTCATCGCCTACACTCTTCCCTCCGCTTCCTACATGGTCAACTGTAAGTACCGCTGCCCTCACGACAAGAAATGGCATATCGTTTTTGGTGACTCATCTGACGAAACTCCCCGCGCCACAGGCCCCTACTTCTTCAACAGCCTTACCGCTCTCTCCAGCACCTGCCACGCTCAGGACCGTGCCACCACTGCC CTCCACGAGGTCACCCACTTGACCCAGATCAAGGGCACCACCGACCAGAGCTCCTGCTACGGTTACAGCTGTGTCCAGAGCTTGACCGCTGCCCAGAACCTGAACCACGCCGACACCTACGCCCGTAAGTctctctcgctctctctTTTCGCGTTGCACGTGCTTACCACTCTCATGTCACAGTCTTCGCCAACGCCATCTACGTCGGCTGCTAAGCGTTTCGCGTCAAGATGGAACAATTCTTCGGGGAGCGGT AATACCTAA
- a CDS encoding RTM1: MVNELDGPGPFGPVVNGTQIVFYHYRPNGGAGWAFLVIFALGALAHLGNMFWLRAWHFIPFILGGIGEAFGYYGRAKAHENPIVAGPYILQNLLILGSPPLFAATIYMSLGRIMIALDLRRHAFVSPRLTALFYVLIDVGCFVTQVFGAVMPASGTEEGIRMGKTLIMSGLAAQLGVITLFVLSCWHSHACARREANDLNATKAGIEWRKYYLMTYGIASLMFLRSLIRGIEYFQGENGYIMSHEIFLYLFDAVPMVAIMAMYLWIHPGRLVRDVGRVKSYTWPDEANIMLERR; this comes from the exons ATGGTGAACGAGCTCGACGGACCTGGCCCCTTCGGACCCGTTGTTAACGGAACACAAATCGTGTTCTATCATTACCGTCCAAATGGAGGAGCAGGATGGGCGTTCCTCGTCATTTTTGCGCTCGGTGCACTGGCTCATCTTGGCAACATGTTCTGGCTCAGAGCATGGCATTTcataccttttatattaggtGGCATTG GAGAAGCGTTTGGATACTACGGACGTGCAAAAGCTCACGAGAACCCCATTGTGGCTGGGCCCTACATCTTACAAAATCTCTTGATTCTTGGATCTCCGCCGCTTTTCGCCGCAACGATTTACATGAGTCTCGGCCGCATCATGATCGCTCTCGACCTCCGGCGCCACGCTTTCGTGAGCCCACGTCTCACGGCCCTCTTCTACGTCCTCATTGACGTCGGCTGTTTTGTTACTCAGGTCTTTGGCGCCGTCATGCCAGCCTCTGGTACGGAAGAGGGCATCAGGATGGGTAAGACTCTGATCATGTCCGGTCTTGCGGCCCAACTCGGCGTTATCACCCTATTTGTGCTTTCTTGCTGGCACTCTCACGCCTGTGCTCGACGCGAGGCAAACGACTTGAACGCGACAAAAGCGGGAATCGAGTGGAGGAAGTACTACCTGATGACGTACGGCATTGCCTCTCTCATGTTTCTGAGAAGTTTGATCAGGGGAATTGAGTATTTTCAAGGCGAGAATGGGTACATCATGAGCCATGAGATCTTCTTATACCTCTTTGATGCCGTTCCCATGGTCGCGATCATGGCAATGTATCTTTGGATTCACCCTGGGAGGTTGGTTCGCGATGTTGGCCGGGTCAAAAGTTACACTTGGCCTGATGAGGCCAATATCATGCTTGAGAGACGATGA
- a CDS encoding GDSL-like Lipase/Acylhydrolase: MASHAPLKFKGIRPGQGVKPGTTLRILGVGDSITVGFLSDIEGGDGNGYRLKLREDLSSGSVLFYEIRDIILTNPQEDRVVFAGTETMHGTMREGYYAAWNGMTIKFMSDNIGPSLAQRPNIVLIHAGTNDMNPNPDVAREGSEPHATADRLGHLIDQVVQTCPDATVLVAKIIGCYDPVQMGNISLFNAVIHDVVQSRQSAGKHVLTVDFSSFPMNALRDGIHPTNQGYRLFGDYWYDFVTQIPEDWIKEPVGDDPRRSGELRRDAPVKGRSTSLCDRLFGLFFGREPELVSKA, from the exons ATGGCATCTCATGCGCCACTCAAATTCAAAGGGATACGGCCCGGCCAAGGGGTCAAGCCAGGAACCACCCTCCGGATCCTTGGGGTTGGCGATTCCATCACAGTGGGGTTTCTCAGTGACATAGAGGGAGGCGATGGCAACGGCTACAGACTTAAGCTCCGAGAAGACCTGTCAAGTGGGTCAGTCCTCTTCTACGAAATAAGAGATATCATACTAACGAATCCACAAGAGGATAGAGTCGTTTTTGCTGGGACGGAAACCATGCACGGCACGATGCGTGAAGGGTATTAT GCAGCGTGGAATGGCATGACTATCAAGTTCATGTCAGATAATATCGGACCTTCTTTGGCCCAGAGACCTAATATCGTCCTCATTCATGCTGGAACGAACGACATGAACCCGAATCCAGACGTTGCTAGAGAAGGCAGCGAACCTCACGCCACGGCAGACCGTCTAGGCCACTTGATCGACCAGGTCGTGCAGACCTGCCCAGATGCCACAGTCCTTGTCGCCAAGATCATTGGCTGCTATGATCCAGTCCAGATGGGCAATATTTCTCTATTCAACGCGGTGATTCATGATGTTGTTCAATCCCGACAAAGCGCCGGTAAACACGTTCTCACTGTCGACTTCTCGAGCTTTCCAATGAACGCACTGAGAGATGGTATTCATCCTACCAACCAGGGGTACCGCTTATTCGGCGACTATTGGTACGATTTTGTCACCCAGATTCCGGAGGACTGGATTAAAGAGCCTGTTGGAGATGATCCGCGTCGATCTGGAGAATTGCGCCGCGATGCACCCGTCAAAGGAAGATCTACCAGTTTGTGCGATCGACTGTTCGGCCTGTTTTTCGGCAGGGAACCAGAGCTGGTGTCGAAAGCTTGA
- a CDS encoding quinate permease codes for MGGHSSGNAAYDAALQRRQALMGASGARALVKNWKVARIAAFACIGGVLYGYNQGMFSGILAMPSFDKHMDGYTKNPTQKGWLTSILELGAWVGAILSGFIAEVCSRKYGVLIATGIFMLGVIVQISSISGGHEAILGGRFVTANVKNSGMGVGSLSMIVPLYNSECAPPEVRGALVALQQLAITFGIMISFWIEARKILADLRDLPENHELIELEFLEIKAQSLFEKRSTAELFPHLKEQTAWNIFKLQFVAIKALFQTKAMFKRVIVATVTMFFQQWTGINANNQVLYYAPQIFSQLGLSQTTTSLLATGVVGVVMFIATIPAVLWIDRVGRKPVLSIGAIGMGTCHLIIAVILAKNIDRFDQQPAAGWAAVCMVWLFVVHFGYSWGPCAWIIIAEVWPLSTRPYGVSLGASSNWMNNFIVGQVTPDMLTSINYGTYILFGLLTYLGAAFIWFIVPETKRLSLEEMDLVFGSEGTAAADFERMEEINNEIGLSAVLNRASPGGGFSKSDDLEKKELDAASAEQH; via the exons ATGGGAGGCCACTCATCTGGCAATGCGGCTTATGATGCCGCGCTACAAAGACGTCAGGCATTGATGGGAGCTAGTGGTGCAAGGGCTCTTGTCAAGAATTGGAAAGTCGCCCGCATCGCTGCCTTCGCCTGCATTGGCGGTGTCTTGTACGGCTATAACCAG GGCATGTTCTCCGGTATTCTCGCTATGCCGTCGTTCGACAAGC ATATGGACGGATACACAAAGAACCCAACCCAAAAAGGCTGGCTGACATCAATTCTCGAGCTTGGCGCTTGGGTCGGTGCTATCTTATCCGGCTTCATCGCTGAAGTTTGCTCCCGTAAATACGGTGTGCTCATTGCGACTGGTATTTTCATGCTCGGTGTTATTGTCCAAATTTCTTCTATTTCTGGTGGCCACGAGGCAATTCTTGGAGGAAGATTCGTCAC CGCTAACGTGAAGAACAGCGGTATGGGTGTCGGAAGTCTTTCTATGATTGTCCCACTTTACAATTCAGAATGCGCACCACC TGAGGTTCGAGGTGCTCTTGTAGCTCTACAGCAGCTGGCCATCACTTTTGGCATCATGATCAGCTTTTGGATT GAAGCCAGGAAGATCCTCGCTGATCTCCGAGACCTCCCTGAGAACCACGAGCTCATCGAGTTGGAGTTCCTCGAGATCAAAGCTCAGTCGCTATTCGAGAAACGAAGCACAGCCGAGCTCTTCCCCCATCTGAAGGAGCAGACCGCTTGGAACATTTTCAAATTGCAGTTCGTCGCCATCAAGGCTCTTTTCCAGACCAAGGCCATGTTTAAGCGAGTAATCGTCGCAACTGTGACTATG TTTTTTCAACAATGGACAGGTATCAACGCT AACAACCAGGTCCTCTACTATGCTCCTCAGATCTTCAGCCAATTGGGCCTGAGTCAAACAACCACAAGCTTGCTTGCCACCGGTGTCGTTGGTGTGGTCATGTTCATTGCAACCATTCCTGCCGTGCTATGGATTGATCGTGTCGGCCGAAAGCCTGTCCTCAGCATTGGTGCTATCGGCATGGGAACCTGCCATCTCATCATTGCTGTCATTCTTGCCAAGAACATCGATAGATTTGATCAGCAACCAGCTGCTGG TTGGGCCGCGGTGTGTATGGTTTGGCTGTTTGTGGTCCACTTTGGAT ACTCTTGGGGTCCTTGTGCATGGATTATCATAGCTGAAGTTTGGCCTCTGAGCACTCGGCCATATGGCGTATCTCTCGGAGCTTCCAGCAACTGGAT GAACAACTTCATTGTTGGACAAGTCACCCCAGACATGCTGACAAGCATCAACTATGGCACATACATCTTGTTCGGCCTATTGACCTACCTTGGCGCCGCATTCATCTGGTTCATAGTCCCGGAGACGAAGCGTCTTTCTTTGGAAGAAATG GACCTGGTGTTTGGCTCTGAAGGCACCGCTGCTGCGGATTTCGAGAGGATGGAAGAGATCAACAACGAAATCGGCTTGAGTGCAGTGCTGAACCGCGCCTCGCCTGGTGGAGGATTCTCCAAGTCGGATGACTTGGAGAAAAAGGAACTTGATGCTGCTTCGGCCGAGCAACACTGA
- a CDS encoding GDSL-like Lipase/Acylhydrolase, with product MFYSAGIITSILPLIAARVIEDASLAGRTTYPFNNLIAYGDELSDNGNGSFAHGITGDPANVYGFGTWTNGPVAVSYLSDLLRVPLTDYAFGGCCGGGDFGATFDNAYTKSKAGATDMIGQVANYTGRGAPGIRSSLQFLWFGENDLSMHTDAFWLGDPKNAQFATDAAVKITAQVQNLIDKGAPYVMVANIYPKHLAPVTPKYLCGTNADCVKTWGQVIQQANSAIQKSLGQFGKKVIYYDAFSFMIQILANPKAYGFPKPLNLFCDGDETAQWTDCMVDGHANQYFWMNFIQPTTAGHKLIAQDMKKTIDTHFA from the coding sequence ATGTTTTACAGCGCGGGTATCATCACTTCTATTCTCCCTCTCATCGCAGCGCGCGTGATTGAGGACGCCTCTTTGGCGGGTCGGACAACCTATCCATTCAACAACCTTATAGCCTACGGCGATGAACTGAGTGATAACGGCAACGGCTCTTTTGCGCACGGCATCACCGGCGATCCAGCCAATGTGTACGGCTTCGGAACATGGACTAACGGCCCGGTCGCTGTGTCCTATCTCTCCGACCTACTCCGGGTTCCGCTGACAGACTATGCATTCGGCGGGTGCTGCGGTGGAGGCGATTTTGGGGCGACCTTTGACAACGCCTACACCAAGTCGAAGGCTGGGGCGACAGACATGATTGGACAGGTTGCTAACTACACCGGTCGTGGCGCCCCGGGTATTCGCTCCTCTCTGCAGTTCCTCTGGTTCGGCGAGAACGACCTCAGCATGCATACCGACGCGTTTTGGTTAGGCGATCCAAAGAACGCGCAGTTTGCAACCGACGCGGCAGTCAAGATCACCGCGCAGGTTCAGAACCTCATTGATAAGGGAGCACCGTACGTTATGGTTGCCAATATCTACCCCAAGCATCTCGCCCCGGTGACGCCCAAGTACCTCTGCGGTACCAACGCCGACTGCGTCAAGACCTGGGGCCAGGTAATCCAGCAAGCAAATTCGGCTATCCAGAAGAGCCTCGGGCAGTTTGGCAAGAAAGTCATCTATTATGATGCATTCAGCTTCATGATTCAGATATTGGCCAACCCCAAGGCATATGGCTTCCCAAAGCCTCTCAACCTCTTTTGTGACGGAGACGAGACGGCTCAGTGGACGGATTGCATGGTTGACGGGCACGCCAATCAGTACTTCTGGATGAACTTTATTCAACCAACGACTGCTGGACACAAGTTGATTGCTCAGGATATGAAGAAGACCATTGATACGCACTTCGCCTGA
- a CDS encoding enoyl-CoA hydratase/isomerase, producing the protein MTIIPSSDGYDDDDGGNCSRCSYCRGFKDAITPEKKYRTSFGIRSGTAVRGWPSHGGIFFLDDCVGVDLEFLQLDRFEPTLRSEDQEEEDAHCLRMRMLGAVWFDSEYPRELEDYSKLGDYPITSRRSDHVIAGYPSTGGAWVLRVFEEDSRSMGVGRIKNARNMEERCRVIQKLGGVFYEDPFESPELDLRHEFPDPRRNGTVVYHMIRHMVPEKLTLEIRQKSQEVEVRISDAAPKASSESLRNPARRNALSLEILEDLRKQLLAHLTSPSSGRVLTLPPFRPPILRELEKAGSSSDSGDRSSSGYSWLVDAAEWNRERAGLPNVLVLRSSPGPVFSSGRDLKQLASLSRVEVKRTFALCAEVMSLIRQSPAPVICPIHGLATAAGLQLALSTDYPIALSTTKFQLPGASIGLPCTSPVTAVSRRLPPGQAYRLLLTAEAVAADDMRGAVDVVPTPEHAESTDTAAAAFEGRVAEVVERLAGSAGQPMALGKWAFWTQLGIKGDDVDGRGGDGYEDAASWAGRVMALHAGSADAQEGIASFIEKRKPQWQT; encoded by the exons ATGACGATCATACCATCTTCAGACGGCtacgacgatgacgatggcGGTAATTGTTCTCGCTGCTCCTATTGCCGCGGCTTCAAGGACGCGATAACCCCGGAAAAAAAGTACAGAACCTCGTTCGGGATAAGATCCGGCACGGCGGTGCGTGGATGGCCAAGCCACGGTGGGATTTTCTTCCTAGACGACTGCGTTGGCGTAGACCTCGAATTCCTTCAGCTCGACCGTTTCGAACCCACATTAAGATCAGAAGaccaggaggaggaagatgcGCACTGTTTGAGGATGCGCATGCTCGGTGCGGTGTGGTTTGATAGCGAATACCCCCGCGAACTAGAAGATTATTCCAAACTTGGCGACTACCCAATAACGTCTCGACGAAGCGATCATGTCATTGCCGGGTACCCATCCACGGGCGGCGCTTGGGTTCTCCGGGTCTTTGAGGAAGACAGTCGCAGCATGGGAGTTGGTCGGATAAAGAACGCGAGAAATATGGAAGAGCGGTGCAGGGTCATTCAGAAGCTTGGTGGAGTGTTTTACGAAGACCCTTTTGAATCACCCGAATTGGATCTTCGACATGAATTTCCAGACCCGAGGAGGAATGGAACTGTGGTATACCACATGATACGGCACATGGTTCCGGAGAAGTTGACATTGGAGATACGCCAAAAGTCACAAGAAGTCGAA GTTAGAATTTCCGATGCAGCTCCCAAAGCTTCCAGCGAAAGTCTTCGAAACCCAGCAAGGCGCAATGCCCTGAGTCTGGAGATACTAGAAGATCTCCGCAAGCAGCTACTCGCGCACCTCACGTCACCATCATCCGGCAGAGTTTTGACGCTCCCTCCCTTTAGACCCCCAATCTTGCGAGAGCTCGAGAAGGCAGGCTCATCGTCTGACTCGGGCGACAGGAGCTCGTCAGGATACAGCTGGCTCGTCGATGCCGCAGAATGGAACCGAGAGCGAGCCGGGCTCCCGAACGTCCTCGTCCTCCGAAGCAGTCCGGGGCCAGTCTTTTCGTCGGGTCGTGACCTCAAACAACTGGCCTCGCTCTCGCGTGTGGAGGTGAAGCGCACGTTTGCTCTCTGCGCCGAAGTCATGTCTCTCATTCGTCAGAGCCCGGCACCCGTCATCTGTCCCATCCATGGCCTCGCGACGGCTGCCGGACTCCAGCTCGCGTTGTCGACCGATTACCCAATCGCCCTGTCTACCACCAAGTTCCAGCTGCCCGGCGCGAGCATAGGATTACCGTGCACGAGCCCCGTGACGGCCGTATCCCGGCGCCTACCACCAGGCCAAGCTTACCGACTTCTTCTCACAGCCGAAGCGGTCGCCGCTGACGACATGCGAGGTGCTGTCGATGTGGTGCCGACGCCCGAGCATGCAGAGTCCACGGACACGGCGGCTGCCGCCTTCGAAGGGCGCGTTGCGGAGGTGGTGGAGAGACTTGCGGGGTCAGCGGGTCAGCCGATGGCCCTCGGTAAATGGGCCTTTTGGACACAGCTCGGCATCAAAGGTGACGATGTTGACGGAAGAGGAGGTGATGGTTATGAGGATGCGGCGAGTTGGGCCGGACGAGTCATGGCGCTTCATGCGGGGAGTGCTGATGCCCAAGAGGGAATCGCATCCTTTATTGAGAAACGCAAGCCGCAATGGCAGACTTGA